TAAAAAAGAGGCCAATCATGAATGGAAGTGAAAGGAAACAACCGGTCGAACTGCTCAGGGAGATCGGCCTGGTCGCCGCCGTGGCCTTCGCCATCGGCTCGGTCATCGGCTCGGGCATCTTCAAGAAACCCGGGCTGATGGCCTCGCAGCTCGAATCGCCGCTGCTGCTGCTCCTGGTCTGGGTCGTTGCCGGCGTGATGACCCTTTTCGGGGTCTTAAGCATCGCCGAGATCTCGGGAATGTTCCCGGCCGCCGGCGGCCAGTATGTCTATTTCAACAAGAGCTACGGCGATTTCGCCGGCTACCTGTACGGCTGGGCGGTGTTCATCGTCATCCAGACGGGCTCCATCGCCTCCATCGCCTATGTCTTCTCCGATTCCCTGGGCTATTTTTTCAGGTTCCCGCGCCTGGGGCCGGCCTGGGAAGCGTTCGCCCTGCGCATCCCCGGCCTCGGCTCGATCACGCCGTTCAAGTTCATCGGCCTGAAAGGCTGCACCATCCTGCTGATCCTGTTCCTGACCGTGATCAACTACCTGGGCGTGCGCCTGGGCAGCGCCGTGCAAATTCTCTTCACCTCCTTGAAGATCGCGGCCATCCTGGCCATCGTGGTGCTCGCTTTCACCATCGGCCACGGCAGCCTGGCCAACTTCACCCAGTCGGCCGTAGCCTTCAGCCACGGTTACACCCCCGTGTTTTTGGCCTTTATCATCGCCATGGCCGGCGCCTTCTGGGCCTACGACGGCTGGATCAACATCACCTACCTGGCCGGCGAAATCAAGAACCCGCAGAAGAACATGCCCCGGGCCATGATCATCGCCACCGCGACCTTTATCACGATCTACCTCCTGATCAACCTGGCCTACTTCTACCTCATCCCGGCCAAGGTCATGGGCGCCAA
The window above is part of the Candidatus Aminicenantes bacterium genome. Proteins encoded here:
- a CDS encoding amino acid permease yields the protein MNGSERKQPVELLREIGLVAAVAFAIGSVIGSGIFKKPGLMASQLESPLLLLLVWVVAGVMTLFGVLSIAEISGMFPAAGGQYVYFNKSYGDFAGYLYGWAVFIVIQTGSIASIAYVFSDSLGYFFRFPRLGPAWEAFALRIPGLGSITPFKFIGLKGCTILLILFLTVINYLGVRLGSAVQILFTSLKIAAILAIVVLAFTIGHGSLANFTQSAVAFSHGYTPVFLAFIIAMAGAFWAYDGWINITYLAGEIKNPQKNMPRAMIIATATFITIYLLINLAYFYLIPAKVMGAKYLAAEASGQSYLVATDAASSFLGNLGGSLIAIAIMISTFGTTNGTLMMSARVYYAMAREKLFFRKLQDVHPRFRTPGPSLIVQGIWTSVLILSGTFDQLTDMLIFVSWIFYAAAALGVIVLRRKMPDHERPYRVWGYPAVPVLFIIFAMIYVVFTLYSDISNYVNGRAPLINSLAGLVLVALGIPGYIYWKRRKTREAS